One window of the Diospyros lotus cultivar Yz01 chromosome 12, ASM1463336v1, whole genome shotgun sequence genome contains the following:
- the LOC127786486 gene encoding probable myosin-binding protein 4: MVRMATKGTWGPGVNLERNPRGFMNLLSFMVSEWLLIFLLFIDAALSYLLIKFARYRKLQTPCLLCSRLDHVFGNEKPEFYRSLLCSNHRGEISSLASCNIHGKLADACGMCEECLTSFPTQNKLNSESFRLDIGKLGVDLDQHGLQNSIPNKNISLGSLSTSTCSCCNKIWRARPNAQRLLQLNPLGIGTVKPNAKPPLPRFQGRARLKRRDSIKKIRNKFAGPTPRLIGNRAADPLSHVAYTEVKITSDSESEFPFSEDDDGIFMACENIDTKEVLVDQLSSGELHSDNLAPAEKFQQASGDANLPPNVEGLAFDRNIRHGSRKFNWERANRRANPSPPPELISLDVIPSSSNVVEVPNGISANNLDDYSTQNSSIFPLSDLVPQNDLPPSSTVMEYLVRVPSEKNFVGTSDVENKSLIKHIEDSELMSIRTPTGFKSGQMLNDTASPMSKGVDSSEECKSTDSNKGREVYALLSEPDSEKVLDEILSIHGIDPSLTDTSPSVHDQHDELQRNDASSSNEILMLQKSTSSEMNDFGHEFVDGSSVLEIEGENVVDRLKQQVDHYKRCMSTLSRELEEERSASEVATNQAMAMITRLQEEKASMHMEALQYLRMMEEQAEYDMEALEKTNDLLAEREKEMQDLEAELEFYNFNFPGKNMGETLLGVTDNSKVRNTHIENGCIAHAKSSDIITCETSRTVSEDTAKKNNAKLDFEDEKVYISQCLKNLERKLNQVCCNKSSLDMPLDKAAIKNLTMSPSSGGIQTDQQKEENDLLMQKNLSALNAGLSTEEGSDLSVEHDDLVKGSNHLGPDGQESANNGGGNDLIALATAISDLNGRLEALEADRNFLEHAFNSLRIGDEGLHFIQEIAHQLQELRKIGVEKKSLCVP; encoded by the exons ATGGTGAGAATGGCCACCAAGGGCACCTGGGGTCCGGGTGTTAATCTGGAGAGGAATCCTCGGGGGTTTATGAATCTTCTGTCTTTTATGGTTTCCGAATGGTTGTTGATATTTCTGTTGTTCATTGACGCTGCGTTATCATATTTGCTGATTAAATTTGCGCGCTACAGAAAATTGCAAACCCCTTGCCTGTTGTGTTCGAGGCTTGACCATGTTTTTGGAAATGAAAAACCTGAATTTTACCGAAGTCTACTCTGTAGCAACCACAGAGGGGAAATATCATCTTTGGCATCCTGTAACATCCATGGTAAGCTTGCCGATGCTTGTGGGATGTGTGAAGAATGTCTCACGTCCTTCCCTACACAGAACAAATTGAACTCTGAATCATTCAGGTTGGACATTGGTAAATTAGGGGTTGATCTCGATCAGCATGGTCTTCAAAACTCAATTCCAAATAAGAATATTAGCCTGGGTTCTCTGAGCACAAGCACCTGTTCTTGTTGCAATAAGATATGGAGAGCTAGGCCAAATGCCCAAAGACTGCTGCAGTTAAATCCACTTGGAATTGGGACAGTTAAACCTAATGCTAAACCTCCTTTGCCTCGTTTTCAAGGTCGTGCCCGCTTAAAACGCCGAGATAGCATTAAGAAAATCAGGAACAAATTTGCAGGGCCAACACCTCGTCTTATTGGAAATAGAGCTGCTGATCCCTTGTCTCACGTAGCTTACACCGAGGTCAAAATTACTTCAGACTCTGAGTCTGAGTTCCCTTTTtctgaagatgatgatggaatTTTCATGGCTTGTGAAAATATTGATACAAAGGAAGTTCTTGTTGATCAACTGAGTTCAGGTGAACTGCATTCTGACAATCTGGCCCCCGCCGAGAAGTTCCAACAAGCTTCTGGTGATGCTAACCTGCCACCTAATGTTGAAGGTTTGGCATTTGACAGAAACATAAGACATGGTTCAAGAAAATTTAACTGGGAACGAGCTAATAGAAGGGCTAATCCTTCTCCTCCACCTGAACTTATTTCATTGGATGTCATTCCCTCTTCATCTAATGTTGTAGAAGTTCCCAATGGCATATCAGCAAATAACCTTGATGATTATTCAACTCAGAATTCCAGCATATTTCCCCTGTCCGATCTTGTTCCTCAAAATGACCTTCCTCCATCTTCCACTGTCATGGAATATCTCGTTCGAGTTCCATCAGAGAAGA ATTTTGTTGGAACCAGTGATGTCGAAAATAAGTCTCTGATCAAGCATATTGAGGATTCTGAGTTGATGAGTATAAGAACTCCAACAGGCTTTAAAAGTGGTCAGATGTTGAATGATACTGCTTCACCAATGTCAAAAGGTGTGGATTCAAGTGAGGAGTGCAAGTCAACTGACAGTAATAAAGGAAGAGAAGTTTATGCATTGCTCTCAGAACCTGATTCTGAGAAAGTCCTTGATGAAATATTATCTATTCATGGCATTGATCCATCACTGACTGATACAAGTCCCAGTGTGCATGACCAACATGACGAACTCCAGAGAAATGATGCTTCTAGCTCTAATGAAATTTTGATGCTTCAGAAGTCAACCTCATCAGAGATGAATGACTTCGGTCATGAATTTGTTGATGGAAGCAGTGTCCTTGAAATTGAGGGTGAAAATGTTGTTGATAGGCTAAAACAACAGGTTGACCATTATAAGAGATGTATGAGCACTCTATCTAGGgaattagaggaagaaagaagtGCTTCTGAAGTTGCCACAAATCAGGCTATGGCCATGATTACAAGGTTGCAAGAAGAGAAGGCATCAATGCACATGGAGGCCTTGCAGTACTTAAGAATGATGGAGGAGCAAGCGGAATATGATATGGAGGCACTGGAAAAGACCAATGATCTCCTAGCtgaaagggagaaagagatgCAAGATTTGGAAGCAGAATtagaattttacaattttaacttCCCTGGCAAAAATATGGGGGAAACTCTACTTGGAGTAACTGACAACTCGAAAGTGAGAAACACCCATATTGAGAATGGTTGCATTGCTCATGCCAAAAGTAGTGACATTATCACCTGTGAAACATCAAGGACAGTGTCTGAAGACACTGCTAAAAAGAACAATGCGAAGTTAGATTTTGAGGATGAGAAAGTCTACATTTCACAATGTTTGAAGAATTTGGAGAGAAAGCTGAATCAAGTTTGTTGTAACAAATCATCTCTTGACATGCCATTAGATAAAGCAGCAATAAAGAATCTGACAATGTCTCCTTCTAGTGGGGGGATTCAAACTGATCAGCAGAAGGAAGAGAATGATCTGCTGATGCAAAAAAATCTATCTGCGTTGAATGCAGGCCTTTCTACTGAAGAAGGTTCTGACCTCTCAGTTGAGCACGATGATTTGGTCAAGGGGAGCAATCATCTTGGTCCTGATGGGCAAGAATCCGCCAATAATGGTGGAGGTAATGACTTGATTGCTCTAGCAACTGCAATCTCAGACCTTAATGGCAGGTTGGAAGCACTTGAGGCTGATCGTAATTTTCTTGAGCATGCTTTTAATTCACTTAGAATTGGGGATGAGGGATTACATTTCATTCAAGAAATAGCTCATCAGCTGCAAGAATTGCGGAAAATTGGAGTTGAGAAGAAAAGTCTATGTGTTCCTTGA
- the LOC127786561 gene encoding iron-sulfur protein required for NADH dehydrogenase, mitochondrial isoform X4, with product MKALLRSFFKKLGGGGVRAFAAQSLKIAGVQDIIAVASGKGGVGKSTTAVNLAVALSSKCQLNVGLLDADVYGPSIPTMMKLHGKPEVSEGKKMIPMKNYGVKCMSMGFLVTEEYAPIVWRGPMVMKALEQMSRGVDWGKLDILVVDMPPGTGDAQISISQRLQLSGALIVSTPQDVALMDARRGVNMFNKVEVPWVASQILGILENMSFFKCPHCGEPSHIFGKGGARRTADGMGLPFLDTIGRKDQK from the exons ATGAAGGCTTTGCTGCGTTCTTTCTTC AAGAAACTTGGAGGTGGAGGAGTTAGGGCTTTTGCGGCGCAAAGCCTCAAGATTGCAGGGGTTCAAGACATCATTGCGGTTGCTTCTGGTAAAGGTGGCGTTGGCAAGTCCACCACTGCAG TTAATTTGGCTGTGGCACTTTCTAGTAAGTGTCAACTTAACGTGGGGTTGCTTGATGCTGATGTGTATGGACCGTCTATTCCTACCATGATGAAACTCCATGGAAAGCCAGAAGTGAGTGAAG GTAAAAAAATGATCCCAATGAAAAACTATGGGGTCAAGTGTATGTCAATGGGATTTCTTGTGACAGAGGAATATGCCCCGATTGTGTGGAGAGGACCTATG GTGATGAAAGCCCTCGAACAAATGTCAAGGGGAGTTGATTGGGGAAAACTTGATATTCTTGTGGTTGATATGCCCCCTGGGACTGGTGATGCTCAAATATCTATTTCACAAAGGCTGCAATTATCAG GTGCTTTGATAGTCTCAACTCCTCAAGATGTTGCATTAATGGATGCTCGGAGAGGAGTTAATATGTTCAATAAAGTCGAAGTCCCT TGGGTTGCTTCACAGATTTTGGGAATCCTAGAAAATATGAGCTTCTTCAAGTGTCCACATTGTGGTGAACCTTCGCATATTTTTGGGAAAGGTGGAGCTCGGAGAACTGCTGACGGAATGGGCTTGCCATTTCTTG ATACCATTGGAAGAAAAGATCAGAAGTAA
- the LOC127786561 gene encoding iron-sulfur protein required for NADH dehydrogenase, mitochondrial isoform X1: protein MKALLRSFFKKLGGGGVRAFAAQSLKIAGVQDIIAVASGKGGVGKSTTAVNLAVALSSKCQLNVGLLDADVYGPSIPTMMKLHGKPEVSEGKKMIPMKNYGVKCMSMGFLVTEEYAPIVWRGPMVMKALEQMSRGVDWGKLDILVVDMPPGTGDAQISISQRLQLSGALIVSTPQDVALMDARRGVNMFNKVEVPWVASQILGILENMSFFKCPHCGEPSHIFGKGGARRTADGMGLPFLGEIPLEEKIRSNSDEGTPMVISNPDSAVSKAYGDVAQKVVNRLEELSKQQQFRPEMNL from the exons ATGAAGGCTTTGCTGCGTTCTTTCTTC AAGAAACTTGGAGGTGGAGGAGTTAGGGCTTTTGCGGCGCAAAGCCTCAAGATTGCAGGGGTTCAAGACATCATTGCGGTTGCTTCTGGTAAAGGTGGCGTTGGCAAGTCCACCACTGCAG TTAATTTGGCTGTGGCACTTTCTAGTAAGTGTCAACTTAACGTGGGGTTGCTTGATGCTGATGTGTATGGACCGTCTATTCCTACCATGATGAAACTCCATGGAAAGCCAGAAGTGAGTGAAG GTAAAAAAATGATCCCAATGAAAAACTATGGGGTCAAGTGTATGTCAATGGGATTTCTTGTGACAGAGGAATATGCCCCGATTGTGTGGAGAGGACCTATG GTGATGAAAGCCCTCGAACAAATGTCAAGGGGAGTTGATTGGGGAAAACTTGATATTCTTGTGGTTGATATGCCCCCTGGGACTGGTGATGCTCAAATATCTATTTCACAAAGGCTGCAATTATCAG GTGCTTTGATAGTCTCAACTCCTCAAGATGTTGCATTAATGGATGCTCGGAGAGGAGTTAATATGTTCAATAAAGTCGAAGTCCCT TGGGTTGCTTCACAGATTTTGGGAATCCTAGAAAATATGAGCTTCTTCAAGTGTCCACATTGTGGTGAACCTTCGCATATTTTTGGGAAAGGTGGAGCTCGGAGAACTGCTGACGGAATGGGCTTGCCATTTCTTGGTGAG ATACCATTGGAAGAAAAGATCAGAAGTAATTCTGATGAAGGCACCCCTATGGTAATATCAAATCCTGATTCTGCAGTCTCCAAGGCATATGGAGATGTAGCCCAGAAAGTTGTAAACAGACTCGAAGAACTGTCCAAGCAACAACAATTCAGACCAGAGATGAACTTGTGA
- the LOC127786561 gene encoding iron-sulfur protein required for NADH dehydrogenase, mitochondrial isoform X5: MKALLRSFFKKLGGGGVRAFAAQSLKIAGVQDIIAVASGKGGVGKSTTAVNLAVALSSKCQLNVGLLDADVYGPSIPTMMKLHGKPEVSEGKKMIPMKNYGVKCMSMGFLVTEEYAPIVWRGPMVMKALEQMSRGVDWGKLDILVVDMPPGTGDAQISISQRLQLSGALIVSTPQDVALMDARRGVNMFNKVEVPILGILENMSFFKCPHCGEPSHIFGKGGARRTADGMGLPFLDTIGRKDQK; the protein is encoded by the exons ATGAAGGCTTTGCTGCGTTCTTTCTTC AAGAAACTTGGAGGTGGAGGAGTTAGGGCTTTTGCGGCGCAAAGCCTCAAGATTGCAGGGGTTCAAGACATCATTGCGGTTGCTTCTGGTAAAGGTGGCGTTGGCAAGTCCACCACTGCAG TTAATTTGGCTGTGGCACTTTCTAGTAAGTGTCAACTTAACGTGGGGTTGCTTGATGCTGATGTGTATGGACCGTCTATTCCTACCATGATGAAACTCCATGGAAAGCCAGAAGTGAGTGAAG GTAAAAAAATGATCCCAATGAAAAACTATGGGGTCAAGTGTATGTCAATGGGATTTCTTGTGACAGAGGAATATGCCCCGATTGTGTGGAGAGGACCTATG GTGATGAAAGCCCTCGAACAAATGTCAAGGGGAGTTGATTGGGGAAAACTTGATATTCTTGTGGTTGATATGCCCCCTGGGACTGGTGATGCTCAAATATCTATTTCACAAAGGCTGCAATTATCAG GTGCTTTGATAGTCTCAACTCCTCAAGATGTTGCATTAATGGATGCTCGGAGAGGAGTTAATATGTTCAATAAAGTCGAAGTCCCT ATTTTGGGAATCCTAGAAAATATGAGCTTCTTCAAGTGTCCACATTGTGGTGAACCTTCGCATATTTTTGGGAAAGGTGGAGCTCGGAGAACTGCTGACGGAATGGGCTTGCCATTTCTTG ATACCATTGGAAGAAAAGATCAGAAGTAA
- the LOC127786561 gene encoding iron-sulfur protein required for NADH dehydrogenase, mitochondrial isoform X3, whose amino-acid sequence MKALLRSFFKKLGGGGVRAFAAQSLKIAGVQDIIAVASGKGGVGKSTTAVNLAVALSSKCQLNVGLLDADVYGPSIPTMMKLHGKPEVSEGKKMIPMKNYGVKCMSMGFLVTEEYAPIVWRGPMVMKALEQMSRGVDWGKLDILVVDMPPGTGDAQISISQRLQLSGALIVSTPQDVALMDARRGVNMFNKVEVPILGILENMSFFKCPHCGEPSHIFGKGGARRTADGMGLPFLGEIPLEEKIRSNSDEGTPMVISNPDSAVSKAYGDVAQKVVNRLEELSKQQQFRPEMNL is encoded by the exons ATGAAGGCTTTGCTGCGTTCTTTCTTC AAGAAACTTGGAGGTGGAGGAGTTAGGGCTTTTGCGGCGCAAAGCCTCAAGATTGCAGGGGTTCAAGACATCATTGCGGTTGCTTCTGGTAAAGGTGGCGTTGGCAAGTCCACCACTGCAG TTAATTTGGCTGTGGCACTTTCTAGTAAGTGTCAACTTAACGTGGGGTTGCTTGATGCTGATGTGTATGGACCGTCTATTCCTACCATGATGAAACTCCATGGAAAGCCAGAAGTGAGTGAAG GTAAAAAAATGATCCCAATGAAAAACTATGGGGTCAAGTGTATGTCAATGGGATTTCTTGTGACAGAGGAATATGCCCCGATTGTGTGGAGAGGACCTATG GTGATGAAAGCCCTCGAACAAATGTCAAGGGGAGTTGATTGGGGAAAACTTGATATTCTTGTGGTTGATATGCCCCCTGGGACTGGTGATGCTCAAATATCTATTTCACAAAGGCTGCAATTATCAG GTGCTTTGATAGTCTCAACTCCTCAAGATGTTGCATTAATGGATGCTCGGAGAGGAGTTAATATGTTCAATAAAGTCGAAGTCCCT ATTTTGGGAATCCTAGAAAATATGAGCTTCTTCAAGTGTCCACATTGTGGTGAACCTTCGCATATTTTTGGGAAAGGTGGAGCTCGGAGAACTGCTGACGGAATGGGCTTGCCATTTCTTGGTGAG ATACCATTGGAAGAAAAGATCAGAAGTAATTCTGATGAAGGCACCCCTATGGTAATATCAAATCCTGATTCTGCAGTCTCCAAGGCATATGGAGATGTAGCCCAGAAAGTTGTAAACAGACTCGAAGAACTGTCCAAGCAACAACAATTCAGACCAGAGATGAACTTGTGA
- the LOC127786561 gene encoding iron-sulfur protein required for NADH dehydrogenase, mitochondrial isoform X2 produces the protein MKALLRSFFKLGGGGVRAFAAQSLKIAGVQDIIAVASGKGGVGKSTTAVNLAVALSSKCQLNVGLLDADVYGPSIPTMMKLHGKPEVSEGKKMIPMKNYGVKCMSMGFLVTEEYAPIVWRGPMVMKALEQMSRGVDWGKLDILVVDMPPGTGDAQISISQRLQLSGALIVSTPQDVALMDARRGVNMFNKVEVPWVASQILGILENMSFFKCPHCGEPSHIFGKGGARRTADGMGLPFLGEIPLEEKIRSNSDEGTPMVISNPDSAVSKAYGDVAQKVVNRLEELSKQQQFRPEMNL, from the exons ATGAAGGCTTTGCTGCGTTCTTTCTTC AAACTTGGAGGTGGAGGAGTTAGGGCTTTTGCGGCGCAAAGCCTCAAGATTGCAGGGGTTCAAGACATCATTGCGGTTGCTTCTGGTAAAGGTGGCGTTGGCAAGTCCACCACTGCAG TTAATTTGGCTGTGGCACTTTCTAGTAAGTGTCAACTTAACGTGGGGTTGCTTGATGCTGATGTGTATGGACCGTCTATTCCTACCATGATGAAACTCCATGGAAAGCCAGAAGTGAGTGAAG GTAAAAAAATGATCCCAATGAAAAACTATGGGGTCAAGTGTATGTCAATGGGATTTCTTGTGACAGAGGAATATGCCCCGATTGTGTGGAGAGGACCTATG GTGATGAAAGCCCTCGAACAAATGTCAAGGGGAGTTGATTGGGGAAAACTTGATATTCTTGTGGTTGATATGCCCCCTGGGACTGGTGATGCTCAAATATCTATTTCACAAAGGCTGCAATTATCAG GTGCTTTGATAGTCTCAACTCCTCAAGATGTTGCATTAATGGATGCTCGGAGAGGAGTTAATATGTTCAATAAAGTCGAAGTCCCT TGGGTTGCTTCACAGATTTTGGGAATCCTAGAAAATATGAGCTTCTTCAAGTGTCCACATTGTGGTGAACCTTCGCATATTTTTGGGAAAGGTGGAGCTCGGAGAACTGCTGACGGAATGGGCTTGCCATTTCTTGGTGAG ATACCATTGGAAGAAAAGATCAGAAGTAATTCTGATGAAGGCACCCCTATGGTAATATCAAATCCTGATTCTGCAGTCTCCAAGGCATATGGAGATGTAGCCCAGAAAGTTGTAAACAGACTCGAAGAACTGTCCAAGCAACAACAATTCAGACCAGAGATGAACTTGTGA
- the LOC127786514 gene encoding fructokinase-1 isoform X1, which produces MNHQFIALKSPIECNGFPQNPRLIQAIFAPVSHRKPRSSIFNSKGVELSALKHHSSHSLNSSSGSSSIDGGKRLRSLGVKEIDVATLGNLCVDIVLNVPELPPDSVKERKAYMECLSQSPPDTKFWEAGGNCNVAIAAARLGVRCTTIGHVGSEVYGHFLIDVLRDGGIGIVAMDEEHNAESSAEYETLLCWVLVDPLQRHGFCSRADFSKEPAFSWMTKLSSKVKMAIKNSKILFCNGYGFDELAPSLLTSTLHYAVEVGTSVFFDPGPRGKSLSSGTPEEQNAFGQFLRMSDVLLLTSEEAESLTGIRNPVLAGQDLLRKGSRTKWIIVKMGAIGSILISASSVSCAPAFKVNVVDTVGCGDSFVAAIAFGFLHNLPMIYTLTLANAVGAATAMGCGAGRNVATLKQVMELMKAANLNEDDKFWDELVGENLDIQEITFLSRMVVNGNNNRINHVSLQNVVSEMLPKLEAWQVTGAVPLC; this is translated from the exons ATGAATCACCAATTCATAGCCCTCAAATCCCCTATCGAATGCAATGGATTTCCCCAAAACCCTAGACTAATTCAGGCCATTTTCGCCCCAGTTTCGCACCGCAAGCCCCGGTCCTCCATTTTCAACAGCAAAGGAGTGGAGCTCTCCGCTCTCAAGCACCACTCCTCTCATTCCCTCAACTCTAGCAGCGGTAGCTCCTCCATCGATGGCGGGAAGAGGTTGAGGAGTCTCGGTGTCAAGGAGATTGATGTGGCCACTCTCGGAAATCTCTGCGTCGATATTGTTCTCAATGTCCCCGAGTTGCCGCCTGACTCGGTCAAGGAGCGCAAGGCGTACATGGAATGTTTATCCCAGTCTCCACCCGATACG AAATTCTGGGAAGCTGGTGGTAACTGCAATGTGGCTATAGCAGCGGCTAGATTGGGAGTTCGATGTACAACAATTGGTCATGTTGGTAGCGAAGTATATGGACACTTCCTCATAGATGTGCTTCGTGATGGGGGCATTGGTATAGTTGCAATGGATGAAGAACATAATGCTGAAAGCTCAGCTGAATACGAAACTCTTTTATGCTGGGTTTTGGTGGATCCCCTGCAGAGACATGGATTTTGCAG TCGAGCTGATTTCAGCAAGGAGCCTGCATTCAGTTGGATGACTAAATTATCAAGCAAAGTAAAGATGGCCATTAAAAACTCAAAGATCCTTTTCTGCAATGGTTATGGCTTTGATGAGCTTGCCCCTAGTTTGCTTACCTCTACTTTGCATTATGCTGTGGAAGTAGGGACATCAGTTTTTTTTGACCCTGGACCACGGGGGAAGAGCCTTTCTAGTGGAACACCTGAAGAACAAAATGCATTTGGACAGTTTCTGAGGATGAGTGATGTTCTTCTTCTAACTTCTGAGGAG GCTGAATCATTGACTGGCATAAGAAACCCAGTACTAGCTGGGCAGGATTTGCTCAGGAAAGGATCGCGAACAAAATGGATCATTGTGAAAATGGGTGCAATAGGTTCAATCTTAATCAGTGCATCCAGTGTATCATGTGCACCTGCTTTCAAG GTGAACGTGGTCGACACTGTTGGGTGCGGGGATAGTTTCGTAGCTGCTATTGCATTTGGTTTCTTACACAATCTGCCCATGATTTATACATTGACACTCGCGAATGCAGTTGGTGCCGCAACTGCCATGGGTTGTGGTGCTGGGAGGAATGTTGCAACTCTGAAGCAAGTCATGGAACTCATGAAGGCAGCAAACCTGAATGAGGATGATAAATTTTGGGACGAGTTAGTTGGTGAAAACTTGGATATTCAGGAAATTACATTTCTATCAAGAATGGTTGTAAATGGAAACAATAACCGGATAAACCATGTTTCCCTGCAAAATGTGGTTTCTGAAATGCTGCCCAAACTTGAGGCTTGGCAGGTAACTGGGGCAGTGCCACTCTGTTAA
- the LOC127786514 gene encoding fructokinase-1 isoform X2 produces MKREKLSEPPFFQKFWEAGGNCNVAIAAARLGVRCTTIGHVGSEVYGHFLIDVLRDGGIGIVAMDEEHNAESSAEYETLLCWVLVDPLQRHGFCSRADFSKEPAFSWMTKLSSKVKMAIKNSKILFCNGYGFDELAPSLLTSTLHYAVEVGTSVFFDPGPRGKSLSSGTPEEQNAFGQFLRMSDVLLLTSEEAESLTGIRNPVLAGQDLLRKGSRTKWIIVKMGAIGSILISASSVSCAPAFKVNVVDTVGCGDSFVAAIAFGFLHNLPMIYTLTLANAVGAATAMGCGAGRNVATLKQVMELMKAANLNEDDKFWDELVGENLDIQEITFLSRMVVNGNNNRINHVSLQNVVSEMLPKLEAWQVTGAVPLC; encoded by the exons ATGAAAAGGGAAAAACTTAGTGAACCTCCTTTCTTTCAG AAATTCTGGGAAGCTGGTGGTAACTGCAATGTGGCTATAGCAGCGGCTAGATTGGGAGTTCGATGTACAACAATTGGTCATGTTGGTAGCGAAGTATATGGACACTTCCTCATAGATGTGCTTCGTGATGGGGGCATTGGTATAGTTGCAATGGATGAAGAACATAATGCTGAAAGCTCAGCTGAATACGAAACTCTTTTATGCTGGGTTTTGGTGGATCCCCTGCAGAGACATGGATTTTGCAG TCGAGCTGATTTCAGCAAGGAGCCTGCATTCAGTTGGATGACTAAATTATCAAGCAAAGTAAAGATGGCCATTAAAAACTCAAAGATCCTTTTCTGCAATGGTTATGGCTTTGATGAGCTTGCCCCTAGTTTGCTTACCTCTACTTTGCATTATGCTGTGGAAGTAGGGACATCAGTTTTTTTTGACCCTGGACCACGGGGGAAGAGCCTTTCTAGTGGAACACCTGAAGAACAAAATGCATTTGGACAGTTTCTGAGGATGAGTGATGTTCTTCTTCTAACTTCTGAGGAG GCTGAATCATTGACTGGCATAAGAAACCCAGTACTAGCTGGGCAGGATTTGCTCAGGAAAGGATCGCGAACAAAATGGATCATTGTGAAAATGGGTGCAATAGGTTCAATCTTAATCAGTGCATCCAGTGTATCATGTGCACCTGCTTTCAAG GTGAACGTGGTCGACACTGTTGGGTGCGGGGATAGTTTCGTAGCTGCTATTGCATTTGGTTTCTTACACAATCTGCCCATGATTTATACATTGACACTCGCGAATGCAGTTGGTGCCGCAACTGCCATGGGTTGTGGTGCTGGGAGGAATGTTGCAACTCTGAAGCAAGTCATGGAACTCATGAAGGCAGCAAACCTGAATGAGGATGATAAATTTTGGGACGAGTTAGTTGGTGAAAACTTGGATATTCAGGAAATTACATTTCTATCAAGAATGGTTGTAAATGGAAACAATAACCGGATAAACCATGTTTCCCTGCAAAATGTGGTTTCTGAAATGCTGCCCAAACTTGAGGCTTGGCAGGTAACTGGGGCAGTGCCACTCTGTTAA